The following DNA comes from Hyalangium ruber.
CTCAAGGCCAACACCCTCACCAACTATGGAAATGCGTCCTACGTCCACACGCTGGCCACGCTCTATGCGGAGGTGGGCGATGGGCAACAGGCACGCCAGTTGCTCCTCAAGTCCCTGGAGTTGAGGGGCACGGGCACGCCGCTGCCCTATGACTGGTACGTGGTGGGCCGCATCGCCGAGGGGTATGGGCTCCAGGAGGAGGCCCGGGCGGCGTACGCGAAGGCGCGGAGCTCCGAGCCAGACATCAACAACGTGAACGCGTTGACCGACTCGCGGCTCAAGGCGTTGGACTCGGCGCCCAAGGCCATCGCCAAGCCCGCGCCCTGACAGGTTCAGTCCCGGTAACCGCGCGCCTGCAGGTTGAACAGGTGCGCGTAGCGCCCGTCCTTCGCCATCAGCGCGTCGTGGCTGCCCAGCTCCTCCACCTGCCCGTTGTGCAGCACCGCGATCTGATCCGCCATCCGCACCGTCGAGAACCGGTGCGAAATCACGATGGCGATACGGTCCGCCGCCAGCGCCTGGAAGCGCTCGAACAGCGCGTGCTCCGCCTCCGCGTCGATGCTCGCCGTCGGCTCGTCCAAGATGAGCACCTCCGCGTCCTCGCGCATGAACGCCCGAGCCACCGCCAGCTTCTGCCACTGCCCCGCGCTCAGCTCCTGCCCCTTCTCGAACCACCCGCCCAGCATCGTGTCGTACTGCTGTGGCAGCGCCGTGATGACCGGGCTCGCTCCTCCCAGGTCCGCCGCTCGCACGATTCGGTTGCGGTCCTCCAGCGCCGGCACGTGCCCCAGCCCGATGTTCTCCGCCACGCTGAACTGGTAGCGCACGAAGTCCTGGAACACCGCTCCGAAGCGGCTCCGCAGATCCGCCACGTCCATGTCTCGGATGTCCACGCCCCCGTAGAGGATGCTGCCCTCCGTCGGCTCGTACAGGCGCAGCAGCAACTTCACCAACGTGCTCTTTCCCGCGCCGTTCTCCCCCACCAGCGCCAGCTTCTCTCCCGGCTGCAGCTTCAACGTCACGTTCCGCAGCGCCCACGCTTCCTTCCCTGGATAGCGGAAGGACACATCCCTCAGTTCGATGGCATTACCCGGCCCCCGCGGCGGCGATTTCGCCGGCAGCACCCGCGGCTGCTCCGAGCCCGTCGGTATCTCCAGGTACGCGAACAGGTTGCTCATGAAGAGCGCGTCCTCGTACATCGAACCGATGCTCGTCAGGATTCCCTGGAACGCCGCCTGCCCCTGCCGGAACACCGAGAGGTAGAGCACCATGTCGCCCACGGTGATTGTCCCCGTCGCCGCCCGGTTCGCCACGAACGCGTAGCATCCGTAGAACGCCCCCAACGACAGAATCCCCAGCCCCAACCCCCACCCCATCCGCTTGAGCGCCAGCGCCCGGTCCTCGCTGAAGAACTTCTGGAACAGCGTCCGGTAACGCCCCAGCACCAGCGGCCCCAGCCCGAACAGCTTCACCTCCTTCACGTGGTTGTCCCGCGTGAGGATCCACTCCAGGTAGTTCAGCTTGCGCCCCTCCGGCGCCCGCCACGAGTACAGCCGGAACCCCGCCGCCGCCAGCCGCGCCTCGGCGATGAACGCCGGAATCGAGGCCGCCACCAGCACCACCACGCTCCACGGCGACAGCGCCACCAACAGCACCGCGTACGTCGACAGCGTCACCAGGTTGCGGACAATCGTGAACGCCTGCATCACCAGCGACAGCGGCCGGCTGTTCGCCTCGCGCCGCGCGTTCTGCATCTTGTCGTAGGTGTCCGAGTCCTCGAAGTGCCGCAGCTCCAGCTCCAACGCCTTGTGCAGAATCCGCTCGTTGAGCAGGTTGCCCAGGTTGGCCCGCAGCAGCTCCCGCGTCAGCGCCAGGCTCCGGTCCACCAGCGCCGAGCCCAACATCAGCCCGAACTCCAGCCCCACCAGCCCCAGCACCCGCGAGCGCAGCACCTCCGCCCCGCCCTCCTTGGACGCCGCCACCACCCCGTCCACGATCAGCTTGCCCACGTAGGCAATCGCCGCCGGCAGCACCGCCGCCACCAGCGTCAGCACCCCCAACACCACCGCCAGCTTCGGGCTGGCCTGCCAGAAGAGCCGGAACGTTCCCGGCAGTTGCCTGAACAGGCTGCCCGCGTTCTTCAGGCGGGACTTGAGCGAAGGCGGAGGCGCGGAAGGGAGCGGTGGGGCCACGATCTCCTGTTCCTAACCGACAGGGGCTCCAAAGTCCGCGCTTCTCCCACCGAGGCCCCTGCGACGCTCGCCACGCGGCCGTGTGCAGCCCTGCGTACAGCCCCCAGGTATTCCGTCCGCCAGCTCATGGCCTTTTGAAAGAGTTACAGGCCGTGTGCGCAGTTCTCCGCACTTGTACCGAGATACACGTGCAACCCTCCACGGGGATCCACACCTTTAGGACGTCCGCCCCCCGACACCGCGCTCCCGCGGCCGGAGAGGGCGGGTCGGCCAGCGCTTTGCAGAGGAGGTGCGCGTCACCGGCGGTGACACAGCGGGAGCGTAGAAGGGGGAGCAGTCATGCGCGGAGTCATCACAGGCCGTGAGGTGGTCGCCAACCTGGGCCTCATCTACCGGGAGTTTGGCGCGAGCTGCCTCGTGCGCTGTCTCTGGGTGCTCGTCAGCGGTAAGTCCACCACCTTTCTCGAGGTGGCGTGTCAGCCAGAGCGATGAGCAAGCCAAGAGCCGCGGGAGCCCTCCAGCTCCCACGGCCCTTGCGTCCCCTTCCGCCGTGACTCACTCCGCTCACGGCTCCCGACGGCTCGGACGGTCCGGATCCACCGCATCCTTGATGGCCCGCTTCGCGTCCTCGATCTTCTCCTTCACGTTGCCCTTGAGCGTGTCGGCCTTGCCTTCGGCCTCCAGTTCACGGTCCCCCGTCACCACGCCCGCCGTCTCCTTCACTTTGCCCTTAATCTTGTCGTTCCACTCACCCATGGTCCTGCCTCCCTTCGTCGCGCGAGGTGTCTTGCGTGCAACGAAGATGGGCACACCGGTA
Coding sequences within:
- a CDS encoding CsbD family protein, with translation MGEWNDKIKGKVKETAGVVTGDRELEAEGKADTLKGNVKEKIEDAKRAIKDAVDPDRPSRREP
- a CDS encoding ABC transporter ATP-binding protein; protein product: MAPPLPSAPPPSLKSRLKNAGSLFRQLPGTFRLFWQASPKLAVVLGVLTLVAAVLPAAIAYVGKLIVDGVVAASKEGGAEVLRSRVLGLVGLEFGLMLGSALVDRSLALTRELLRANLGNLLNERILHKALELELRHFEDSDTYDKMQNARREANSRPLSLVMQAFTIVRNLVTLSTYAVLLVALSPWSVVVLVAASIPAFIAEARLAAAGFRLYSWRAPEGRKLNYLEWILTRDNHVKEVKLFGLGPLVLGRYRTLFQKFFSEDRALALKRMGWGLGLGILSLGAFYGCYAFVANRAATGTITVGDMVLYLSVFRQGQAAFQGILTSIGSMYEDALFMSNLFAYLEIPTGSEQPRVLPAKSPPRGPGNAIELRDVSFRYPGKEAWALRNVTLKLQPGEKLALVGENGAGKSTLVKLLLRLYEPTEGSILYGGVDIRDMDVADLRSRFGAVFQDFVRYQFSVAENIGLGHVPALEDRNRIVRAADLGGASPVITALPQQYDTMLGGWFEKGQELSAGQWQKLAVARAFMREDAEVLILDEPTASIDAEAEHALFERFQALAADRIAIVISHRFSTVRMADQIAVLHNGQVEELGSHDALMAKDGRYAHLFNLQARGYRD